The genomic region GTCTACACCAGTACCTACAGATGCCATTAAACCGGCGATAGCTGCAAGATCTATATTCCAATGTATTACAGACGCTATTCCCAGTACAATAAGTACCTCTGACAAGGTTGTTATAAGTATAGGGAATACGAGTATCGGTCTTCTATATCTTATGAAGATAATTACAAAGATAGCAAGAATTGCAAGAATTGCTGCAACCATTGTTCCTTCAATAAATTGTTGACCTAATTCTGCTGAGACAGTATCTGAACCAATTACACTAACCTTTACTGGTAGGGAACCTGTTTTTAAAACAGTGTAAATATCATTTGCTTTTTGTTTAGCGTCTTGCTCGTCGTTACCTCCACCAGTAACTTCAAGTTCAGTTGTAGGTTCTCCATTGGCTAATTCGGCTGATAACTTAGGTGGGTTCTTATCGATTGGTTTTCCATCTAAGTACATAACTACTTCATGACCAGACTTTCCTTTAGCATTCTGGGCAAATTTCTTAGCTCCTTGGGTAGTAAGTTTAAATGGTACTTGCCAGGATTGACCTGTTACTTGGTACATATCAACACTACTAATATCGGAACCAGTAAGAACTGTTTTGTTATCAATTTTTGCCTCAAATACACCAGGATTTCCAATTAGCCGCTCCACCTCTTCAGGTGTGGCTCCTGCCATCTCTACTACAACTTGTTGATTACCACTTTGTCTAACTTTTACATCACTAATACCATACAAGTTTAAACGTTTATCCAATACTGTGGTAACAACATTCATTGTTTCTCTATCAACGGGATGTTCTAATTGGAGCTGTATGACAGATCCTCCTTTTAGATCAAGACCTTCTGAAATTCCAAATGTTGCAATACAAATTATACTTAGAATAATACATACAATTAATAAGATAACATGTTTGTCCTTTAGGAATTCGACAGGATCATTTCGTCTCCTCATGCTCCCACCTTCCTTTTATGGTTATGTTTCCTATTGTTTTTGAAATCGATGTATTTCCTTAAGATTCCAAGGTTCATAAACCATGTGTTAATTATATCTGCAACTAATCCGAGAATTAAAACCATAGAAATTTCACTTAAAGTTTTTGCTTGTGGCATAAATATGTCTGTTACTACATACAATACAACCATTGCAGCAATAGCTGCTATAGACATGGTTAAACCAGTCTTCATAGCTTCAGTTGCTCTTTCAACTACAGTTCCAT from Methanobrevibacter boviskoreani JH1 harbors:
- a CDS encoding preprotein translocase subunit SecD, producing the protein MRRRNDPVEFLKDKHVILLIVCIILSIICIATFGISEGLDLKGGSVIQLQLEHPVDRETMNVVTTVLDKRLNLYGISDVKVRQSGNQQVVVEMAGATPEEVERLIGNPGVFEAKIDNKTVLTGSDISSVDMYQVTGQSWQVPFKLTTQGAKKFAQNAKGKSGHEVVMYLDGKPIDKNPPKLSAELANGEPTTELEVTGGGNDEQDAKQKANDIYTVLKTGSLPVKVSVIGSDTVSAELGQQFIEGTMVAAILAILAIFVIIFIRYRRPILVFPILITTLSEVLIVLGIASVIHWNIDLAAIAGLMASVGTGVDDQIIITDEVLAHQGENTKKSRRRTRTKMNVDKAFFIIFASAGTLIAAMLPLTYVGFVRGASGIGTISGFAFTTILGVLVGVFITRPAYAKFVELFVK